TACATATCCATCTCTTTGGCATGTATACTAGTGTAGTTCCTGCTATAATATAAATACTCTATCAAATTAAGGCGTAGTGGCTTGGGCTCATCAATTTTGAGAGGTGGATCCTTGGTAATTTCGTATGCCGAATTCTGTATCATAGTGGCGATTATATTTGCTTCCTCCTTGTGATAAGCTTTCAGTACTCTAGAACCCTTGATATTGTTTGGCTTAAATTTACCCTTGCTAAATAAATTCGAGCTTTCTGTGTCTAGAATTGACTGGCAAGCCTGATATATGTCATCAGCATTGAGCCACATTCTAAGAGGTTTGGAAAAAACATATTGCTCCCATGCATCGCGTTCAACTGACTTGGATGAATATTCGGTGATGAGTTGTGCCCTGAGAGACTCTTTATTGGCTGCAACAAAAGTAGGTGCACCTTCAAACAAAGTCAACCTTAATGGTGATAATTGCTGCAAAGTATAAAAATGTTTGTTTCTGCAATTATAGATATGGTTTTCCTTGTGAATCTCAAAAATCTCAGCTTCAACTATTTTGTCGATAATTACCTCTTCAGGTTTCTCCTCTTTATGCAGGTTCTTGGGAGCTTTGGGGTTCCAGtgattcttcttccttGTAGTCCTTTTATTAGTAGGGTAAGTATCGAGCAGTTCATTCGGGACCCACCTTCTTAACTTCTTTAGCTCTGCTGATGTCAAAGATTCACCAGAAACACTCAACCCGGtaatatcaacaaacaaCCCAGAATCAACGTCAACCACTCTAGCATCAATATTATTACTTCCATTCTCTTTGCCTCTGTGTGTTAGTGTGCTAGAACAATCAATGAAGACTTTTGCAGTACCATACCGGGGATTTTGGACTATCATAGAATTATTGAATAGGTGACAGAACTCTACCAAGTCAGATATGGGCATTTGTACATCCCCATCAGAATCCCAGGGGAAAGAAGTAGAGGTAAAATACCATCCCAGCAATGACCCATGAGCAGGAAACATTAACAAACCATTGTGAAATGCAGCAGTAAGTACTGTGTGTAACAAATGGGATAAAATTATAGTCCTTCGGCTGATTGGAGAGTCAACCTCGTTTTTTTTAGCATCTTTACCTTTGATAATATACTCTGGTGAATGGAAAGTAGCCTCCGATTCAGGCATTTCTGTTATAAACCCGGAAAAAAATCGGGCATCGTAATGACCACCATTTTCGGTAAGTTTATGGCCTCTATAAGTTGTGGGAAACTTGATGTTAACCTCCTTGAAATGTTTGTCAATACTATTGGGGTCAATATCCATTGAATATTGAAGAGAGTTTTTAAATTTAATATCTTGTTCACTTAGTTTATCATCTGCCTTCGAGAATAAATCCTTGTACTGCACTTGAGgatcaaaaataaacttaTCCTCCTGGATATTTAGCAGCGAGTCCCCTGATGAACTAAGTACCTCAGAAAAACTGTTTACGTTTTTGATAAAGTATTCATCACTCAATGAAGACATTACGGATACTGGATCAAAGCCATCATAGGTAGACCTTTCTATGAAACTCTCAAACATTCCATTCCCCATCATTGATGTTGATTGGTATGGTTTAACTCTATAATATTTCCCATTATCACcccaaaaataaatgtaTGATGGAACTGGAGCATATGAGAGTAAATATGATTTACCATTGTAGACTTTACCTATGAAATCAGATTTTTCATCGATTCTCTGATCAAAATTAAACCCTGGTAACAATTTTTCGTTTCTGTACTTCGCATTTTCTGTTAGAAGGTATTCAGATTTGTCCAAGCAATGTGAGATTTTAAGGTGTTTGGATGACAAATCACTTGACTTATAATCATAATCcaaattgattgaattaGAACTTAAAAACTGTAAACAGTTTACGTCAGTCCCTTCCTCTAAAAAGGCATTTAACGGGGACAGGTCAACCCAATCTTCCCAGGAAAAAGGAATCTCACATGAATTTTCCTTAATCTGCGATTTAATCATGTCCAAATAAACAGAAAGCGTTATCCTTGGGTCATaaatgtgttttttttgacGCATTTCTTTGTACATATTGATATAGTTCGAGGTACCCTCTATCTTACTGTTTTCAAATGCGTTGCTAAACCTCCAGTTAAGTTGAGATAGTTCTGTGTTTGCAAGCTTTTTGTAAAGAGAACTAGTAATTAGTTCAGCACCATtgcttttttgtttgactTTAGAACTGAATATTTCAGCAGGTGTTATCATTCTAGATAGCGCATTCTGAAAATCCAATCCCTGGTAAATAGCTTCTGAATCAAATACTgaaaaataatcaaaatgaaaaaaagacGTTAGTATCAAGCAAACAAGGACAAAGGCTATTGCATAAAAAGGTTTCTTTCGAATCCTATATAGAAGTAGCCTGTATCTCATTGTCTGGTCATTGGCGATGTAATACTTTCATACAAATCAATGAGAAGAAATCTTTAAATCTCTCAACTATCAAAGTCATACAGcttgcaaaaaaaaacctccGACTTTCGCAGCGAATTTTTAAGACCAGAACTTCACTGGAGATAAAGGGGTATGTAAGGCTCAACATCAACTGGGCAAGCAATATGGACCCTTGAGTGAACTTTGATAGCTTCTTCACTTTTTGGCCATTGACAGATTGCCTGATTCAAATGATGGTATTCAAATTTGGGAACCTCCATTAATACAaagtttttcatcaattatATATGCTTCTGCCATGAGTCTGCATTCGGTAGTATAACCATTAAACCTtggatttatttttgaacaGCTATTTATGGTAGAGTATTTGTACTTCTGATTTTAGTATCATTCGATAAAATTTTGTTCTCGGTAGCTAACCTCAAAATCTCTTGCTCTGTATGTAACCATTacgagaaaaaaatatgttcatttttgttttgcagAAATGGATTTTCTACTGAAACGAACGTCATGGATATCAagtaaaatgaaaaaaaaaaattgataaatgTTCTTTTCTTAAGTTCCCTATTATTTCTTGTAGTTTTAGATACTGACTCTATTTGATTCTATTAGAATAAGTGCTGATAATTTACTATTGAAAATTGATGCACTTGCCTTTTTGGTAAGTATTTCTGCACCATCCCTTCTGATTTATACTTTTATCTTATTTCGGGATAAAGACTACTGATACTTTGCCTACTACTAAGCATAACAAAAGTTTATGAAACATTGAGTTTGCATGGTTCGGAGCCCTAAATAATTGTGGGAGACATATAAATAGCAGTACCATATTTAGAGTTGATAACGAAACCTTTAATGGTTCTGACGACGGTGCAAATAGGATGGCGGGACACGGTCCATAGAAACCAATATGCTCtccttgaaaaaaacaatcatAAAATAGTATTTTCTAACTAATTCTGATTTTGCTTAAAGAGAAACTCATACAgtcttgaaaataaataaaagagGCATATTCTAAATCCAAATCACTTCACAAGAATCCTAGACTAGGAATACATTTCCAAGCAAAGCTATGTGTCGGCCTTAAAACACATTTCATCTACCTTTCTACAACTTCAGCTTTATGGGAGCTTTCGCATCGTAAAGAAGTAGGATAGTCGAATGTATTAGCTTGACAATATTGAAGCATAGTTCAGTAATTTACCAAACGTTCAAACCATCTATGTAAACCTAAAAGTAGTTCGGATATGAATCATATAAGCcatgtttttcaaaaaataaaactgaaaaaatttCCGTCACCAGACatcaacttgaaaatagcAACCGACAGTTAAAAAGCAGGTATTCCAAAAAAAGGGAAGGATTCGCTAATCTGAACCTTTCCATTCAAAAACATCTCCATAATAGAATTATTAATGAATAGAAGTCTATCATATGAATAAGTTTGTACTCTAAAAATAATGCCAAGAGATGAGACTACTCCACTCAATTCCTATTTCATCTAGAACCAGAATtaaaaagtaaaaaaaacaattgcTCGCACTCAGAGTCGAACTGAGGATCGCTACATTACTAGTGTAGCGCCTTACCAACTTGGCCATACGAGCTGTTGTTAAAACTAAGAAATGGTTGTTATTTTGATAGGGTAGACATGCTCTATTAGACTCAAtaaaccttttttttccaagtaAATTCATAAACACAAATTTTGTGGTGAgctaaaaaaattaaaaaatgCTCCTGAGCGTTTTGCCAAACTCTCACGCAATACATAAACATGATACTAGAAGGCAGTGGCCCCATACTGATAGGGTTATTACATCAGGTTTTTATCATTCGGGAAAGAATTGATGGTATACTATAGATAATATCCAAAAGTAGCAACTGGCATAAACAACCAATCTACATACTCtttttaaataaaaaaatctAGCTCCCAATAATGTTGGTAATAGGTAGTGTATTTAGTTACAATTATGTCCAAACAGACTCACCCAACACTGAATTTGGGACATCAGAGGTTTATTGACTAGTACAAAATACGGGAATCTGCCCTAGTTGAACATCAGGTTTAAACTAGATATTCGATACTCTTTACTTTATGTCTACTTTATAACCATGTTTGTCGACTTTGATATAGAGTCGCTATATATCTGAATACTACATAACCGATCAACTGACAAGAGTGTTTGTACTGTTTTCTCACCTATATTTTGTATAAAGTAATGATAAaataagaataaaaaagtATAAATACGGGCGTTAATGCGAAAATAAACGCATACTATCAGAGAAACACCATTAAAAGCAGAAGGAAATACAACCAGCCCCTACAAATTCTAATGAAGACAAAATTACTTATCAAAATGTAATTCTTGATTGACATTCCCTTGTAATTATTGGATTCGTTTGAAGATTTTAGTTGATGTAGTTCAACTCCAGTTTACTCTTTTGCCCATTTTACATAACTACACACACGCTCTTAAAGAAGGAGTAATTAGTCAAACAGCACCCTTAATTAAGCTTAAACCACTTAAAATTATGCGATGAGATCTTTCACATGGCTTGATGCAGCTAGTGTTTTTTGCACAGGCAGTCAACCATATCCACTAGCCCCTCTTCTCTTGGCCCCCAATAAAAGTAATTTCAATAAGTTGTAACTAAAAAATCGAGTCAACTGTGAGCTTTTACACGATAAGAACAAATGGTTAcattggtttttttttgcgATGGTTTGgggattttcaaataagaTGATGGCGATTGGAATGGGAAAATGCAGTGAAGTTGTTTACGAAGCATATACTTGGCAGCATGACAACATACCcttcaaaaattcatgGGAAGAGGTACCTCGAACCATAGTATTTATCTCCGGCATGAAAATATTACTACTTAGTTTTTTACTTGTAACCAGAGTAAAGATATTTcccttttgttttgaagTTACAACTTCTCAAGTTTAACCGAATAGCTCAAAATATCCAAGCAATTATCTTTGcataaatttgaagaaatcacaTTAACTAGATAGTGAAAAAGCGGCTTAGCACAATCACCATGTATACACACTATTTCTAGCTGCATATAATTATAAAcagattttttttatagCTCTGTTTATTATTGTTCAACTATGTCAAACAGttcgaaaaaaaagacgGGCTGTTGGATACAGGTGACATTAAATGAAACAAAGCCAAGGGTATCGTTGTACAGTTTAGCATTAGATTGTTTCACCATTACACCTACGCTTTAAAATGAATGGTCTTTAAAGCCACGATACaattttgtatttttttacCAAGACATTTTGTGGTGCCGAAGAATACAACCGCCTCAATGCCGTGTATTTCTAGTCATGCATTTTGgccatttttttattcctGATACAGAGCACAATGGTCTAGACAGGCTTTTCTCTAAAACCGACAGCAACACTGGTTGTATCCAGAGCATATTGTTGTCGTATCAATACTGGCTAAAACTACAATAgctgaaaaagtttttcgaaaagaaaaacaaattaatTGTAATATGGACCATATACTTTCCCATCTTCCTCAGTGTATACTCCAATGTAAATTCTAGAACGTATTTTGCCGTACAAATCTGTTTCTACTGCCACTCCCCCAATGACTACAAAAGAAATGTCCAGCCTAGTGCTGCGATCTGTGgtggaaataaaaaattttaaaatatggcaaaacaaaaatgttGTAATTAATGTTATCATGTACCCGGAAACATACAATCTAAGACATTCCTGCATCGAGGCATCGTCTCGCGGTTTTGTTGCAAGAAATGGAAGTGCCTGCTGCCTCCAAACGACGATACCCAAAAAagttatatttttttttgcccACGCCTAGAGATGGTGTCGTGCAGGAGTGGCAAATGGGCAAGATGGAAAAGCACGCAAGAAAGATCCCACTGTTAAACCTATTCCCATGAAGGAAGAGTCTGGAAGAAGATCCTCGACGAAGCTTCGGAGCAGGGAACAGTGAAAATAACACAACACATGCTTGGGATCCTTTTTAAAATGCACTGAAGTTGACCTTTAGTGTGTAAATTGTTTTCATACAAGGCCAAAGTTTAGAATGTTGAATGCTAATATGCAGAGAAAGCATACATTTGCCGGAGTTAGAGTAGTAATCCTATAACGATTATCTATAATAACCTTTAAACACGCAAATGCAAGATATCTTTACAAGTAAATAGGAGTGACACATAGTGTCATCTACTGCACCCTCATATTGGTCTTTTGGTATTGCTATAACTGAGCGTATCTTTTCTTAAAACAAGGTAGGAAATACATAACAGTATGCGGGCTTCCATTGATTCGGCATTTCGGTTTGCATGCGTGATGCATAATAAAACTATTCAAAATTAATCTCGCATAGCTTTATTTCCCAAAGAGGAAACTTCTATGCTCCTTGGCATCTCAACGGTAAGAGCCTTTATAAGGTTCGGAACAATGTATATTATATCGACACTTAAGGGCCCTTATatcttgtttttgtttacatTCGAACCAAACACGCTCCAGCTGTTTAGGAGACCGAAATGTTATTAGGGTGGTCGCAAACAAGTTGTAGTTTCAAGGAAACACAATAAATTGATGGTAATTTCCCATGTTTGATGCACTTTCTCACAttctttgagtttttcGGCACCCAAGTAACCACCATGTTGTCCAACTTGCTTACAGCGGCGACACTGTTCTTTACACTTCTGGATACCACTTTGGCTCAACGTAATGTTTGGTCAATTACAGAGAACGGTGTAGGTGCTACAATTGCTATGAAAAATGACGCTGCAGTTGAAACGGGTTTTCATGCTACAGTTTATGATTACCCTTGGGGAGACTTTATTCCATTTTGGAACGATAATTTTGTTGCTGGAGGTtattcaacaagaaaagttCTTTCGAGTACAGTTTCCGTGACTGATCCAAACTTTCACTTCACAGATCACGTTGGTTCTGCAAACCTTTATGGAATGCTAAACACTAACATGGTCAATGTATTGGTTGAATTGAAAGGTTTTTACTATGGTACGtatcttttattttccacAGTGACGACTTGGCTTTAAGATTACTAACATTCTTATTTTTAATATAGCACAAACTTCTGGTATTTATACTGTTAAGGTTAATGAAATGAATGATGGTGGTTTCATCTGGTTAGGTAAGGGTGCATTTGACCCATGCTCTCAAGCTTCGGAGTCCAATACTTACGATGATGTCTTATTGGGTGTTAGAAGTGATGATGCTCATTCTTCTTACGTTTTCCTCGAGGCGGGCGTCTACTATCCAATAAGGGTTGTTTATGTTAATGTTGAATTGGATGCACAAatgcaatttcaaattattgACCCTGATGGaacaattgatgatttccaaGATATCTATAATTTCCCTGTTTCAGACATGGCAGCATGTGCTGCAGTTACTGCTGGTATGAGTTTCAGTGTTTCCACGAGTGTTGTTATAGGTGCTTCCACCGCGTCCACCGAATATAATGCAATGATCACCAATGGCGCAAGTGGTCCATCTacatattttgaagagatAATATACCTTCCTTCTCCAAATACCACTTACTACGTAACATCAACAGGTACTGCTGAGACAACTTACACTTCTACTAGTTTATCATTAGCGTCCGATGGTTATAGTGCTGTCGTGGTTGTTGTCGATGGCGTTACTGGAACTGTCTCTCAAACGGCCACAGAAAATACAAGTGTTACATCACGTGGTGATAACACATTGACAGGTGTTAACCAAGCTACTGGTTGTTCTTTAGAACCACATTACTTTTCCACTGCAAATGGTTTCCACGCTACATTTTATGATTACGGTATCGGTAACGTTTTCGATAAGAAGTATTATGCAAACAGTTATACCACAGAGCACGTTATTGGTACTGCACACAGTGTtacaaatccaaattatTCTGTTGGCTGGGGTCAACAAGTTATTTATAGCCAAGCTACTATTGATGCTGGTGGGGGATATGTTAACCAATTGACTGGTTATTTCCGTCCAAAGACTAGTGGTTTGCACGTCTTTAAGATCAAGAATGTCAACGATGGTGCTATGGTATGGTTTGGTAACAACGATGCGTTTGCATGTTGTCAACCCGATGACATTCCATACGACTCCCAAAATGGTGCTTTATTCTTTACTACAGGAGATGATGTTACAGCTTATGTACATTTCGACGCAGGCAAATATTATCCAATGAGAGTGGTTTTAGTTAATATGCTTTTGTCTTCCGTTCTTGATATTGAAGTTATTACCCCAGACGTTGTCTTGAGCAGTGACTGGTCTGACTATGTTATTTCTATTACTGATATCCAGGATGGTGCTTGTCCAGGTCCATTCCTTGAAACTactgattttgaaatttctaGTGGACTTACTCAACCTTCCACCAGTTACTACAAGACTGACACAGTTGTTGGAGGTACAACTACAACTCAATTTGTTACATCTGTTGACTACCCAACTCCAAGTTCCACTATTGCAACTACTATAACTTGGAGTAACACTTAtacttcatcaatatcttctgCAAGTTTTTCTTGGGATGATACTACTACAACTCCATATGAAATTGTGACAGTCTACGTCCCATCATCTGTTCAACCTAGTGGCTCCAACACTAATACTGCTACTGGTTCTAACACTGCTACTGGTACTAACACTGGTTCCAATACTGGTTCTAACACTGCTACAGGTACCAACACTGATACCAACACTGGTTCTAACACTGCTACTGGTACCAACACTAATACCAACACTGGTTCTAACACTGCTACTGGTACCAACACTAATACAAACACTGGTTCCAATACTGCTACTGGTTCTAACACTAATACCAACACTGGTTCTAACACTGCTACAGGTACCAACACTGATACCAACACTGGTTCCAATACTGCTACTGGTACCAACACTGATACCAACACTGGTTCTAACACTGCTACCGGTACCAACACTGATACCAACACTGGTTCTAACACTGCTACAGGTACCAACACTAATACCAACACTGGTTCTAACACTGCTACAGGTACCAACACTGATACCAACACTGGTTCTAACACTGCTACTGGTTCTAACACTAATACCAATACTGGTTCTAACACTGCTACAGGTACCAACACTGATACCAACACTGGTTCCAATACTGCTACAGGTACCAACACTGATACCAACACTGGTTCTAACACTGCTACTGGTTCTAACACTAATACCAATACTGGTTCTAACACTGCTACAGGTACCAACACTGATACCAACACTGGTTCCAATACTGCTACAGGTACCAACACTGATACCAACACTGGTTCTAACACTGCTACTGGTTCTAACACTAATACCAACACTAATACCAACACTGGTTCTAACACTGCTACTGGTACCAACACTGATACCAACACTGGTTCTAACACTGCTACTGGTTCTAACACTAATACCAATACTGGTTCTAACACTGCTACAGGTACCAACACTGATACCAACACTGGTTCCAATACTGCTACAGGTACCAACACTGATACCAACACTGGTTCTAACACTGCTACTGGTTCTAACACTAATACCAACACTAATACCAACACT
The Pichia kudriavzevii chromosome 2, complete sequence DNA segment above includes these coding regions:
- a CDS encoding uncharacterized protein (PKUD0B10570; similar to Saccharomyces cerevisiae YKL201C (MNN4) and YJR061W (YJR061W); ancestral locus Anc_1.509); this encodes MRYRLLLYRIRKKPFYAIAFVLVCLILTSFFHFDYFSVFDSEAIYQGLDFQNALSRMITPAEIFSSKVKQKSNGAELITSSLYKKLANTELSQLNWRFSNAFENSKIEGTSNYINMYKEMRQKKHIYDPRITLSVYLDMIKSQIKENSCEIPFSWEDWVDLSPLNAFLEEGTDVNCLQFLSSNSINLDYDYKSSDLSSKHLKISHCLDKSEYLLTENAKYRNEKLLPGFNFDQRIDEKSDFIGKVYNGKSYLLSYAPVPSYIYFWGDNGKYYRVKPYQSTSMMGNGMFESFIERSTYDGFDPVSVMSSLSDEYFIKNVNSFSEVLSSSGDSLLNIQEDKFIFDPQVQYKDLFSKADDKLSEQDIKFKNSLQYSMDIDPNSIDKHFKEVNIKFPTTYRGHKLTENGGHYDARFFSGFITEMPESEATFHSPEYIIKGKDAKKNEVDSPISRRTIILSHLLHTVLTAAFHNGLLMFPAHGSLLGWYFTSTSFPWDSDGDVQMPISDLVEFCHLFNNSMIVQNPRYGTAKVFIDCSSTLTHRGKENGSNNIDARVVDVDSGLFVDITGLSVSGESLTSAELKKLRRWVPNELLDTYPTNKRTTRKKNHWNPKAPKNLHKEEKPEEVIIDKIVEAEIFEIHKENHIYNCRNKHFYTLQQLSPLRLTLFEGAPTFVAANKESLRAQLITEYSSKSVERDAWEQYVFSKPLRMWLNADDIYQACQSILDTESSNLFSKGKFKPNNIKGSRVLKAYHKEEANIIATMIQNSAYEITKDPPLKIDEPKPLRLNLIEYLYYSRNYTSIHAKEMDMYYPGWEWSYPGVNDYANIPSSKKDLLNFMLEDHPPAKMSLFDYLVFAETEGELDI
- a CDS encoding uncharacterized protein (PKUD0B10580; similar to Saccharomyces cerevisiae YAL063C (FLO9)) — translated: MHFLTFFEFFGTQVTTMLSNLLTAATLFFTLLDTTLAQRNVWSITENGVGATIAMKNDAAVETGFHATVYDYPWGDFIPFWNDNFVAGGYSTRKVLSSTVSVTDPNFHFTDHVGSANLYGMLNTNMVNVLVELKGFYYAQTSGIYTVKVNEMNDGGFIWLGKGAFDPCSQASESNTYDDVLLGVRSDDAHSSYVFLEAGVYYPIRVVYVNVELDAQMQFQIIDPDGTIDDFQDIYNFPVSDMAACAAVTAGMSFSVSTSVVIGASTASTEYNAMITNGASGPSTYFEEIIYLPSPNTTYYVTSTGTAETTYTSTSLSLASDGYSAVVVVVDGVTGTVSQTATENTSVTSRGDNTLTGVNQATGCSLEPHYFSTANGFHATFYDYGIGNVFDKKYYANSYTTEHVIGTAHSVTNPNYSVGWGQQVIYSQATIDAGGGYVNQLTGYFRPKTSGLHVFKIKNVNDGAMVWFGNNDAFACCQPDDIPYDSQNGALFFTTGDDVTAYVHFDAGKYYPMRVVLVNMLLSSVLDIEVITPDVVLSSDWSDYVISITDIQDGACPGPFLETTDFEISSGLTQPSTSYYKTDTVVGGTTTTQFVTSVDYPTPSSTIATTITWSNTYTSSISSASFSWDDTTTTPYEIVTVYVPSSVQPSGSNTNTATGSNTATGTNTGSNTGSNTATGTNTDTNTGSNTATGTNTNTNTGSNTATGTNTNTNTGSNTATGSNTNTNTGSNTATGTNTDTNTGSNTATGTNTDTNTGSNTATGTNTDTNTGSNTATGTNTNTNTGSNTATGTNTDTNTGSNTATGSNTNTNTGSNTATGTNTDTNTGSNTATGTNTDTNTGSNTATGSNTNTNTGSNTATGTNTDTNTGSNTATGTNTDTNTGSNTATGSNTNTNTNTNTGSNTATGTNTDTNTGSNTATGSNTNTNTGSNTATGTNTDTNTGSNTATGTNTDTNTGSNTATGSNTNTNTNTNTGSNTATGTNTNTNTGSNTATGTNTDTNTGNTATGTNTGNTGTNTGNTGTNTGNTATGTNTGNTGTNTGNTATGTNTGNTGTNTGNTGTNTGNTATGTNTGNTGTNTGNTGTNTGNTATGTNTGNTGTNTGNTATGTNTGNTGTNTGNTGTNTGNTATGTNTGNTGTNTGNTGTNTGNTGTNTGNTGTNTGNTATGTNTGNTGTNTGNTATGTNTGNTGTNTGNTATGTNTGNTGTNTGNTGTNTGNTATGTNTGNTGTNTGNTGTNTGNTATGTNTGNTGTNTGNTGTNTGNTATGTNTGNTGTNTGNTGTNTGNTATGTNTGNTGTNTGNTGTNTGNTATGTGTNNNSPTGSGSNSGSNSGSNGSGSNSGSNDSSSNGSGSNGSGSNSGSNGSGSNSGSNSGSNGSGSNSGSNSGSNGSGSNSGSNGSGSNGSGSNSGSNSGSNGSGSNSGSNSGSNGSGSNSGSNSGSNGSGSNGSGSNSGSNLGSNGSGSNSGSNGSGSNGSGSNLGSNGSGSNGSGSNSGSNGSGSNSGSNGSGSNGSGSNSGSNSGSNGSGSNSGSNSGSNGSGSNSGSNSGSNGSGSNGSGSNSGSNSGSNGSGSNSGSTGSGSNSGSNSGSNGSGSNGSGSHSGSNGSGSNGSGSHSGSNSGSNGSGSNSGSTGSVSNGIVAPEKSTTLSSVSISTNVPSDVNTFEAGASRKTTNSLFVGLAALLLAI